From the Phycisphaeraceae bacterium genome, one window contains:
- a CDS encoding YihY/virulence factor BrkB family protein: MPKPSKTKKPRLRERIDHFLSRPGDDLSFSQRSLRKTLLFGLYCARELQRDRAGTMAAALTYHTLFSLLPTLVLMLVVSTAFIGPEDRERFKDQAVAAALQWLDVAEDQEPSAEEAPESNTPELEAPTPVEPVESIESIDDEPSIEDGEVAPFGEFNRARNALSSNLEQLLDFLETVNLGGIGVIGLLVFIYGATGLLATIEGSFNRIYKAQQNRPWYLRMVFYYFVITMAPALVLAGQFMQQRFISVVEAGAWTRWLAAPLVVISPLFTTWLAISFAYVLLPNTRVSTRLAVLGGLVTSVGWLIASEAFGLYVQSAAITSLYGALALLPLSLMYVWVLWLIVLFGLEVAYTLQMMPAEGLPKLTHDEDRPLLLSGTALIAAAVCVARAFDKGDVVTTGTVSNRLGITMDEADALLDRLEERKLILYVEGRHSDTLGWSLSRPPDKIGVGELISVAHSHEAIAGKEPVLRDLQKQQVESAGDRSLRDLIDA; encoded by the coding sequence ATGCCCAAGCCCAGCAAGACCAAGAAGCCCAGGCTCCGCGAGCGTATTGATCACTTTCTCAGTCGCCCGGGTGATGACCTCTCATTCTCGCAGCGATCGCTGCGTAAGACGCTGCTGTTCGGTCTGTACTGCGCTCGTGAGTTGCAACGTGATCGTGCCGGCACGATGGCCGCAGCGCTGACCTACCACACGCTCTTTAGTCTGCTGCCGACGCTGGTGCTGATGCTGGTGGTCTCGACGGCGTTCATCGGCCCGGAGGATCGTGAGCGTTTCAAGGATCAGGCCGTCGCAGCGGCCTTGCAGTGGCTCGATGTCGCGGAGGATCAGGAGCCATCTGCTGAGGAAGCTCCTGAATCTAACACGCCAGAGTTAGAAGCACCCACACCGGTTGAGCCTGTCGAGTCGATAGAGTCGATCGATGATGAACCGAGTATTGAAGATGGGGAGGTCGCGCCTTTCGGTGAGTTCAACCGAGCCCGAAACGCACTGAGCAGCAACCTCGAACAGCTTCTCGATTTTCTGGAGACCGTCAATCTGGGCGGGATCGGTGTCATCGGCCTGCTGGTGTTTATCTACGGTGCGACCGGCCTGCTGGCGACGATCGAGGGCAGCTTTAACCGGATCTACAAGGCTCAGCAGAATCGGCCGTGGTATTTGCGGATGGTGTTTTATTACTTCGTGATTACGATGGCCCCGGCGTTGGTTCTGGCGGGTCAGTTCATGCAGCAGCGTTTCATCAGCGTGGTCGAGGCGGGGGCCTGGACGCGTTGGCTGGCTGCGCCGCTGGTGGTTATTTCCCCCTTGTTTACGACCTGGCTGGCGATCAGTTTTGCTTACGTTTTGCTGCCTAATACGAGGGTGAGCACTCGGCTCGCAGTGCTGGGCGGGTTGGTGACTTCGGTTGGTTGGCTGATCGCCAGCGAGGCGTTTGGTCTGTATGTCCAGAGCGCCGCGATCACCTCGCTGTATGGTGCTCTGGCGTTACTCCCGCTTTCGCTGATGTACGTCTGGGTCCTCTGGCTGATCGTGCTCTTTGGGCTCGAGGTCGCTTACACGCTCCAGATGATGCCCGCTGAGGGGCTTCCGAAACTCACTCACGACGAGGATCGGCCGCTGCTGCTCTCGGGTACGGCGCTGATCGCCGCAGCGGTGTGCGTGGCGCGTGCTTTTGACAAGGGTGATGTGGTCACCACGGGTACCGTGAGCAACCGGCTGGGGATCACGATGGATGAGGCCGATGCGCTGCTGGATCGTCTCGAAGAGCGCAAGCTGATCCTTTATGTCGAAGGCCGTCATAGCGATACGTTGGGGTGGTCACTGTCGCGTCCGCCGGACAAGATCGGCGTGGGCGAGTTGATCAGCGTGGCGCACAGCCACGAGGCGATTGCGGGCAAAGAGCCTGTGTTGCGCGATCTACAGAAGCAGCAGGTCGAATCCGCGGGCGATCGCAGCCTCCGCGACCTGATTGATGCCTGA
- the yidD gene encoding membrane protein insertion efficiency factor YidD produces the protein MVRWITSIGAHLVVGVVMLYRVTLGQVMGGHCRYHPTCSQYMIDAVEKHGPIRGCWMGLCRIARCHPWGGSGYDPP, from the coding sequence ATGGTCCGGTGGATCACGTCGATCGGGGCCCATCTGGTAGTTGGCGTGGTGATGCTTTACCGCGTGACCCTTGGTCAGGTCATGGGCGGGCACTGCCGTTATCACCCGACGTGCAGTCAGTACATGATTGACGCTGTGGAGAAACACGGGCCGATCCGTGGTTGCTGGATGGGCCTCTGTCGCATCGCCCGCTGTCACCCCTGGGGCGGCAGCGGGTACGATCCTCCTTAA
- the rnpA gene encoding ribonuclease P protein component produces MSSSTPPVSSKPKRPDKVFRHRHRLHGRADFAAVHRAKMRKHAGPLSMLARPNDRPESRLGMTVSRKVGPAVTRNRIKRLLREAFRLERHDWTPGFDLLVIVRPHTPLALAEYRRLLTQAMLALESEWQRRARRQEKREEGAGS; encoded by the coding sequence ATGTCCTCATCGACCCCACCAGTCTCGTCGAAGCCCAAGCGGCCGGACAAGGTGTTTCGGCATCGCCACCGGCTGCATGGGCGTGCTGATTTCGCTGCGGTGCATCGGGCGAAGATGCGTAAGCACGCGGGCCCGCTGTCGATGCTTGCCCGGCCCAACGATCGTCCTGAATCTCGGCTGGGGATGACGGTCAGTCGGAAGGTTGGGCCGGCGGTCACGCGTAACCGGATCAAGCGTCTGCTCCGCGAGGCGTTCCGCTTGGAGCGTCACGACTGGACGCCTGGGTTTGACCTGCTGGTGATTGTCCGCCCGCATACCCCGCTGGCGTTGGCGGAGTACCGGCGGCTGCTCACCCAGGCGATGCTGGCGCTCGAGAGCGAGTGGCAGCGGCGAGCCCGCAGACAGGAGAAGCGGGAGGAAGGGGCTGGCTCGTGA
- a CDS encoding chloride channel protein encodes MANSPLRAKLDRWLQAAGFDRDWLLIPMAALVGTLGGLVAVCFEWVVHFSKHGLFEELGKVGNVGGEWVVLLLLPAVGGLVVGVIQELIARTGSSHGVPEVIESLARNQGRMPKRMGITKFFTSASTLGSGGSAGVEGPIIQIGSVLGSQVGQLLKVGREHMSTLVGCGAAAGTAAIFNAPIAGVLFVLEVMLRDFSFRTFTPIVIASVFGTAVAQAMLGETGAVFNLPFAMTEYTFLIHELPAYIVLGILTGLLGVAFATTMRRGDRLWQKAPGPRWLRPALGGLLLGVLGIVFVVLFQYPASDYPAPLFYGNGYPVIEALLNPESYHATTVAEAATGPVIDAAWWLLLIVIAFKVLATTLTIGSGGSGGIIAPSLFMGATLGAGFALLLEVFNLLPGSTPATYALAGMAGMIAAVIHAPLTAALLVFEVTRDYRVILPIMTVSILSLACSQLLVKDSIYVSWLRKRGVRMGTRSDMTLLRRLTTRDVPLVPSASIFPADPAQRLIDLTGEHQATDFVIRDANGGYAGMVVGDDLRTSLIEREAIPLMIVAELMRTDLPTVDLDETLDTVMDKFSDHDVASLAVVDEDGVLGIITRARLMRCYHRALAERG; translated from the coding sequence TGGGTTGTTTGAAGAGCTTGGGAAAGTTGGCAATGTCGGCGGGGAGTGGGTGGTGCTGCTGTTGCTGCCGGCGGTGGGGGGGCTGGTCGTCGGTGTGATCCAGGAACTCATTGCCCGGACCGGGTCGAGTCACGGCGTGCCCGAGGTCATCGAATCGCTGGCTCGCAACCAGGGTCGTATGCCCAAGCGCATGGGCATTACCAAGTTCTTCACGTCGGCGAGCACGCTGGGTTCGGGCGGGTCGGCGGGGGTGGAGGGGCCGATCATCCAGATCGGCTCGGTGCTTGGTTCGCAGGTCGGTCAGTTGTTGAAAGTTGGTCGTGAGCACATGTCGACTTTGGTCGGCTGCGGGGCGGCTGCGGGGACGGCGGCGATTTTTAATGCGCCGATTGCTGGCGTGCTGTTTGTGCTCGAGGTGATGCTGCGCGATTTTTCTTTTCGCACGTTTACGCCGATTGTGATTGCTTCTGTGTTCGGGACGGCGGTGGCTCAGGCGATGCTTGGGGAGACGGGGGCAGTCTTTAATCTGCCGTTTGCGATGACGGAGTACACGTTTCTGATTCACGAGTTGCCGGCGTATATCGTGCTGGGAATTCTCACGGGTCTGTTGGGTGTTGCTTTTGCGACGACGATGCGCCGTGGTGATCGGCTTTGGCAGAAGGCCCCGGGCCCGCGTTGGCTGCGGCCGGCGTTGGGCGGGCTGCTGTTGGGTGTGCTGGGCATCGTCTTTGTCGTTCTCTTTCAGTACCCGGCCTCGGACTATCCCGCGCCCCTGTTTTATGGGAACGGCTATCCGGTGATCGAGGCGCTGCTCAACCCGGAGTCGTACCACGCCACCACGGTCGCTGAAGCTGCGACCGGCCCGGTGATTGACGCGGCGTGGTGGTTGCTGCTGATTGTGATTGCCTTCAAGGTTTTGGCGACGACGCTCACGATCGGTTCGGGCGGATCGGGGGGGATTATCGCGCCGAGTCTGTTTATGGGAGCGACGCTGGGTGCGGGGTTTGCATTGCTGCTGGAGGTTTTCAATCTGCTACCTGGTTCGACGCCTGCGACTTACGCTTTGGCGGGGATGGCGGGGATGATTGCGGCGGTGATCCATGCCCCGCTGACGGCGGCGTTGCTGGTCTTTGAGGTTACGCGTGATTACCGGGTCATCCTGCCGATCATGACGGTCTCGATTCTCTCGCTGGCGTGTTCGCAGTTGCTGGTGAAGGACTCGATTTATGTCTCGTGGCTCCGCAAGCGCGGGGTGCGGATGGGCACGCGTTCGGACATGACGCTGCTGCGTCGCCTGACGACTCGGGATGTCCCGCTGGTGCCGAGCGCCTCGATTTTCCCGGCGGATCCGGCGCAGCGCCTGATTGATCTGACTGGTGAGCACCAGGCCACCGACTTTGTTATCCGTGACGCCAACGGCGGGTATGCGGGGATGGTCGTGGGTGATGATCTGCGTACTTCACTCATCGAGCGTGAGGCGATTCCGCTGATGATCGTCGCGGAGCTGATGCGTACCGATCTGCCGACGGTGGACCTCGATGAGACGCTTGACACGGTGATGGACAAGTTTTCGGATCACGATGTCGCGAGCCTGGCGGTGGTTGATGAGGATGGCGTTCTGGGCATCATCACCCGTGCTCGGCTGATGCGGTGCTACCACCGGGCTCTGGCCGAGCGTGGGTGA